The following coding sequences lie in one Rhizobium rhododendri genomic window:
- a CDS encoding GNAT family N-acetyltransferase, translating into MLEDSEISLLRPPVLTIRAARREDLPDLNAMITLLAAHHGDAAATTPEQLERDLFGPLPWITALVADSAEGLLGYAILVPLYRAQEGQRGMDLHHLFVRDGHRGHGIGQHLVDRARETARKAGCRYLSVSAATGNVAAHRFYEQLDFTPRPVTGMRYLQALG; encoded by the coding sequence ATGCTCGAAGACAGTGAAATATCTCTGCTGAGACCTCCGGTGCTGACTATCCGTGCCGCCAGGCGCGAGGACTTGCCAGACCTCAACGCGATGATCACCCTGCTGGCAGCCCATCACGGCGATGCGGCCGCGACGACGCCGGAGCAGCTGGAACGCGATCTCTTCGGCCCCCTGCCGTGGATCACGGCGCTGGTTGCCGATTCAGCCGAAGGCCTCCTCGGCTATGCCATCCTCGTGCCGCTCTACAGGGCGCAGGAAGGCCAGCGCGGCATGGACCTGCATCATCTCTTCGTGCGCGACGGCCATCGCGGCCACGGCATCGGCCAGCATCTCGTCGACCGCGCCCGCGAGACCGCCCGCAAGGCCGGTTGCCGCTACCTCTCGGTCAGCGCCGCCACCGGCAACGTCGCTGCCCACCGCTTCTACGAACAGCTGGACTTCACTCCCCGCCCGGTCACCGGCATGCGCTACCTGCAGGCGCTCGGCTGA